The sequence ATCACCCGCCGCTTCCGCAGGTACCTCGCCGAGCGGGAGAGGACGGGGGAGTGGACGGAGGAAGAGCTGGACGGCCCGGTGGAACCCGGGGGGCTCGACGAGGACGGGCGCCCCAAGCGCTTCGCCTACCCGCCGCAGCTCCTCGTCGTCGACGGCGGACAGCCCCAGGTCGCCGCGGCGCGGCGTGCCCTCGACGAACTCGGCATCGACGACGTCGCGGTCTGCGGGCTCGCCAAGCGCCTGGAGGAGGTCTGGGTCCCCGGCGAGGAGGACCCCGTCGTCCTGCCGCGCAGCAGCGAGGGCCTCTACCTGCTCCAGCGCGTCCGCGACGAGGCGCACCGCTTCGCCATCACCTACCAGCGCAGCAAGCGTGCCAAGCGCTTCCGGGCCGGCCCGCTCGACGAGGTCCCTGGCCTCGGCCAGACCCGCAAGCAGGCCCTGCTCAAGCACTTCGGCTCGGTGAAGAAGCTTCGCGCCGCGACGATCGAGCAGATCTGCGAAGTCCCCGGCATAGGCCGCAAGACCGCCGAGACGATCCTCGCCACCTTCGCCCGCAGCGAGCCGGGCGCGCCCGCGGTCAACATGACGACGGGCGAAATCCTCGACGACGGCTCCGAGGACACGACGAGCGAACAGCCCGAGCCGGACACCGGGGACGCGACCGCGAGCGCCGACCGCGAACCGGTGGAACCACGGGAGCGCGACGACACGGGGCGTACGGATCAAGCGCCGCGCCCGGACGGGGCGGACGCGAACGGGACGCACGCGGCCGGGGCGGACGGGAGCGCCGACGCGGCGGGCGACGACGGACGGGCGCGCGAGGCGACGAACGACACGGCAGACCCGGAAGTCGCACGGGAACCGCAGGACTCGCCCGGTGGCCGCACGCCGGAGGACGGCCTCGGGGCAGCGGACCCGACCACCCCCGAGGACATGCCCGCGACCCGCCGCGCGGCGCCCACGGGCGCCGGTGCGGGCAGCGGTGCGCAGGACCCCTCCGCGCCCGGTGAGGAGGACGTCACGCACCGTGAGTCAGGTGCCGAGGGGGCGCGTGGGACCGCTCCTGGGGGCGGCCTCGCGTCGCGGGAGACGCCGGGGCATTCGACGTGGCAGGCTTCGGCGAGCACGATGGAGTACGGAACCTCGCCGCGAGGACCCGGGGACGAGGACGTCACCGCGAGCCCCGGCGCCCCCACGGACCGGGACGAGCCCGCGCCGGAGCACGCCCCCGCCCCCGGCGGCAGGCCCGCAGCGGGCGAGGAACACCCGCACCCCGCCCCTGACCAGGGCGGACACCCGGACGGCACGGGCGAAGGCACCACGGGCCCCGCCTCCGGCGAGCGGCGGGACGACGCGGACGACGACAGCCGTACGACGGACGGTGGCAGAACAGATGCAGCAGGAAGAACGGGACGGAGCGCGACAGGTGAGCACGGCCACGAGCAGTGAACCGGGGGAGTCGGAGGAGACCCCGATCCCCGAGCTGGTGATCATCTCCGGCATGTCCGGGGCGGGCCGCAGCACCGCCGCGAAGTGCCTGGAGGACCTCGGCTGGTTCGTCGTCGACAACCTGCCACCCGCGCTCATCCCCACGATGGTCGAGCTCGGCGCCCGCTCCCAGGGGAACGTGGCCCGGATCGCCGTGGTCGTGGACGTCCGCGGCCGGCGTTTCTTCGACAACCTCCGCGAATCGCTCGCCGACCTGGAGAGCAAGCACGTCACGCGGCGCATCGTCTTCCTGGAATCCTCCGACGACGCCCTCGTGCGCCGATTCGAGTCGGTGCGCCGCCCTCACCCGCTCCAGGGCGACGGCCGCATCGTCGACGGCATCGCCGCCGAGCGCGACCTGCTGCGCGAACTCCGGGGCGACGCCGACCTCGTGATCGACACGTCCAGCCTCAACGTCCACGAGCTACGCGCGAAGATGGACGCCCAGTTCGCCGGTGAGGAAGAGCCGGAACTGCGCGCCACGGTCATGTCCTTCGGCTTCAAGTACGGGCTCCCGGTCGACGCCGACCTCGTCGTCGACATGCGCTTCCTGCCCAACCCGCACTGGGTCCCCGAGCTGCGCCCGTTCACCGGACTCAGCGAGGAGGTGTCCAACTTCGTCCTCAGCCAGCCCGGCGCCAAGGAATTCCTCGACCGCTACACCGAGTTGCTCCAGCTCGTCGCCGCGGGCTACCGCCGCGAGGGCAAGCGGTACGTGACGATCGCCGTCGGTTGCACGGGCGGCAAGCACCGGTCCGTCGCGATGGCCGAGAAGCTCGCCTCCCGGCTCGTCTCCGAAGGGGTGGAGACCGTCGTCGTCCACCGGGACATGGGCCGCGAATGAACCCACGCCCCCGTCGCGTCCGCCGCCTGCGCCGACAGGAGGCCGGTCCCGCGCCCCGGCCCCGGCGTCGCGGCACCCAGCCGAAAGTGGTCGCGCTCGGCGGCGGCATGGGACTCTCCGCCTCCCTCGCCGCGCTGCGCCGCATCACGGGCGAGCTGACCGCCGTCGTCACCGTCGCGGACGACGGCGGTTCCAGCGGCCGGCTGCGCGACGAACTCGGCGTGCTGCCGCCCGGCGACCTGCGCAAGGCGCTCGCCGCGCTGTGCGGGGACGACGACTGGGGCCAGACCTGGTCCCGGGTGATCCAGCACCGCTTCGCGAGCCGGGGCGAGCTGCACGGCCACGCGGTCGGCAACCTCCTCATCGTCGCGCTGTGGGAACAGCTCGGCGACCATGTCGCGGCCCTCGACCTCGTCGGCACTCTGCTCGGTGCCCACGGCCGGGTACTCCCGATGTCCGCCGTCCCGCTCGAACTCCAGGCGCTGGTACGGGGGCACGATCCCGCGCGGGCCGAGGAGGTCCAGCTCGTGCGCGGCCAGGCGACGGTGGCGCTGACGCCCGGCGAGGTGCAGTCCGTGCACGTCGTCCCCGCCGACCCGCCCGCCGTGCCGGAGGCGGTCGACGCGGTGCTCGACGCGGACTGGGTCGTGGTCGGTCCCGGGTCCTGGTTCTCCTCCGTGATCCCGCACCTGCTCGTCCCCGAACTCCTCGACGCGCTCACCAAGACCAGGGCCAGACGGGTGCTCTCGCTCAACCTCGTTCCGCAACCGGGAGAAACCGAGGGCTTCTCACCGCAGCGTCATTTGGAGGTTTTGGCCCGACACGCACCTAAACTCGCCTTCGACGTGGTGCTGGCCGACGAGGCAGCCGTTCCTGACCGCGCCTCGCTCGTCGAGGCCGCAGAGCGGTTCGACGCAACGGTGGAGCTGGCCCCGGTCGCACGGCCCGACGGCGTTCCGCGGCATGACCCGGAGCTGCTGGCAGCCGCGTACGACCGTATTTTTCGGATGCATGGAAGGATCGGCCCATGGCGATGACGGCGGCGGTCAAGGATGAAATCTCGCGGCTGCCCGTGACCCGGACCTGCTGCCGGAAGGCGGAGGTCTCGGCGGTCCTGCGCTTCGCCGGCGGCCTGCACCTGGTGAGCGGGCGCATCGTGATCGAGGCGGAGCTCGACACGGGCATCGCGGCCCGGCGGCTGCGCAAGGACATCCTGGAGATCTTCGGCCACGCCTCGGACCTCGTGGTGATGGCGCCGTCCGGACTGCGGCGCAGCTCCCGCTACGTCGTCCGGGTGGTCAGCGGCGGCGACCAGCTCGCGCGGCAGACCGGGCTCGTGGACGGCAGGGGGCGCCCCATCCGGGGTCTGCCGCCGCAGGTCGTCTCGGGTGCCACGTGCGACGCGGAGGCCGCCTGGCGGGGGGCGTTCCTCGCGCGCGGTTCGCTCACGGAGCCGGGCCGTTCCTCCTCGCTGGAGGTCACCTGCCCCGGTCCCGAGGCCGCGCTCGCGCTCGTCGGCTCCGCGCGCCGGCTCCAGATCGCGGCGAAGGCGCGCGAGGTACGGGGCTCGGACAAGGTCGTCGTACGGGACGGGGACGCGATCGGCGCGCTGCTCACCCGGCTCGGGGCGCACGAGTCGGTGCTCGCCTGGGAGGAGCGGAGGCTGCGCCGCGAGGTGCGGGCGACGGCGAACCGGCTCGCCAACTTCGACGACGCGAACCTGCGCCGTTCCGCCCGCGCGGCGGTCGCCGCGGGGGCGCGGGTCGGGCGGGCGCTGGAGATCCTCGGTGAAGAGGTGCCCGAGCACCTCGCGGCGGCGGGGCGGCTCCGCATGGAGCACAAGCAGGCGAGCCTCGAAGAGCTCGGCGCGCTCGCGGACCCGCCGCTCACGAAGGACGCCGTCGCGGGCCGTATCCGCCGCCTCCTCGCGATGGCCGACAAGCGCGCGACCGACCTCGGCATCCCGGGCACGGAGTCGTCCCTGACGGAGGAACTGGCCGACAGCATCGCGGGCTGAGCCGAAACGATTGACCGTCACGGCGGAGGACGACGGCCACTCACGAGCCGCGCGGCGCACGCGCCTTGACGCCCCGTCCTGTCCTCGCCTCGCGCGAAGCCGCCACGCCCGCCCGAATCCGTCGCCGCACGGCCGCGCCGCCCGCCCCACAGTTCCCGGCGTGGCCCGCGCTACGACGCGCCCGCAGGCTCCGCGCCCCCGCCTCCTCCGATGGCGAGCGGCGCGGGGGCAGGCGGCGACCCGGGACCGCGCGGCGGTGAGGGGCGATATTCCCGGCCCCGGTCGAGGCGCCCCCGGACCAGACGACACGCCCCTCGGGGGCGTTTCCCCCCCCATGAAGCCGGGGAGCGCCCCTCCATGAAGCCGAGGAGCGTCCGTACCCGTCCCTGCGGCGAGCGCCGCTGGTGCCCGGTGGTCTCCGTAGGGGTACGTGGCGTGCCTCGGCGAGCGGTGCGGGGGCGTGGGGCCGGGGACGGAAGGGTCGTAGGTCAGGCCGGTCGCGGTCGGACATGCCGGCACTTCTGTCCCTGGGCGAGGCGCCTCGGGCCCGGGTGACGCGCCCTCAGATGGCCGGAGCGCCCCGGGGTGCGTCGGGGAGCAGAGCGGGACGCAGGACCAGGGATCGCAGGGCAGTAGGTCAGGCCGATCGCAGCCGTAGCCGGCGATACCCTCAGCGCCGGGAGAGGGCCCCCGGACCCGGCGAAGGCCGGTGGGGGCCCTGGCCGGGCGACGTCCACCGGCCAGCCCGGTCACCTCGGGCCCGTACCCCGTAGCGAATCCAGCGAGCCTCCGCATCCATCTCCATGCGACCGCCGCTCCCACCCCCCGCCAGCCCGCCGCACGGGCACCCGCTGTGCCCCCCGGCGGAGCCGCCTCCGCTCAGGCGTCCCAGCCGCCGTACGGCACCGTGATCAGTTCCATGGCGTGGCCCGCGGGGTCCGTGAAGTAGACGCCGTGGCCGCCGTCGTTGTGGTTGATCGTGCCGGGGTGGCGCTGGTGGGGGTCGGCGTAGTGCTCGATGCCGCGGCGCTTGATCTGTTCGTACGCCGCTGTGAACTCCTCCTCGGAGACGAGGAAGGCGTAGTGCTGCGGGGTGATCCGGTCCGCCGGGATCGTCGCGAAGTCCAGGGTGACGCCGTTGCTCAGGGCGACGGCGACGAACGGGCCCCACTCGGCGGTGATCTCCAGGCCGAGCAGGCCGGCGAAGAACTCGGCGGACTCCCGGTTGTCCCGGGCGTGGACGATGGTGTGGTTGAGGGCGACTGACAAGGAATGCCTCCAGGGGCATCTCCCGACACCTCCATGCCTCACCCTGCCGGTGACCGGCACGCGATGTCGACGTCGACCGTAGTCGCGGGCCTCCCGCGCGGCAATGCGGTCGCTCCCGATTAAAGCGGACTCGTGCCGGTAATCCGTCCGGATGATCCCGCGGTTGCTGCCGGAGAGAATTCGTGGCGCGGGTGCGAGAGGTATTCCGGAAGGTGTTCCGTGCTCATTTCCGTATCGGTCCCGCTCCTTTGTGCGCACGAACGAGCGGGAAGCGGAACGAGTGAGCGCAAGATGTTCGGAATTCGGTCACCGTCCCGTTCCTGAGAGTGGGAGGTGTGGCATCGGTGCAGGTCGGAACGGGTGGGAGCGGGAAGGGAATGAGGGGTTCCGCTTCTCCGGGCGGGATGTCGGCGGCTTGTTCCCCGGGTGGCGGGGAATGGGGAAAAGTGGTAGCGGCGGAGCGTTACCGGCGAGTAGAAAGCGTCCCGCTCCCCGAGCCATGCTCAATGTCACCCGGCAGGCCCATGCGAGGTAGGGTCAGTGGCGGTCGGGGACATCCCATACAACTCGCCGGCGTCGAAAACCGGCGTACCAACGAGGAGATCGGTTCGTGACGATCCGCGTAGGCATCAACGGCTTCGGCCGCATCGGGCGCAACTACTTCCGCGCGCTGCTCGCGCAGGGTGCGGACATCGAGGTCGTGGCTGTCAACGACCTCGGTGACACCGCGACCACCGCCCACCTGCTCAAGTACGACACGATGCTCGGCACCCTGGGCGAGGAGGTCTCGCACACCGCCGACACCATCACCGTGGGTTCGCGCACCATCAAGGTGCTCTCCGAGCGCAACCCGCAGGACATCCCGTGGGGCGAGCTGGGCGTCGACATCGTCATCGAGTCGACCGGCATCTTCACGAAGAAGGCCGACGCCGAGAAGCACATCGCGGGCGGCGCGAAGAAGGTCCTGATCTCGGCCCCGGCCAAGGACGAGGACATCACGATCGTGATGGGCGTCAACGAGGCCAAGTACGACCCGGCGCAGCACAACGTCATCTCGAACGCCTCCTGCACCACCAACTGTGTGGCGCCGATGGCGAAGGTTCTCGACGAGAACTTCGGCATCAAGAAGGGCCTGATGACGACGGTCCACGCGTACACGAACGACCAGCGCATCCTTGACTTCCCGCACAAGGACCTGCGTCGCGCCCGTGCCGCCGCCGAGAACATCATCCCGACCACGACGGGTGCCGCGAAGGCCACCGCGCTGGTCCTCCCGCAGCTCAAGGGCAAGCTCGACGGCATCGCGATGCGCGTGCCCGTCCCGGTCGGCTCGGTCACCGACCTCGTCGTGACCCTCGACCGCGAGGTCACCAAGGACGAGGTCAACGCCGCGTTCGAGAAGGCCGCCCAGGAGGGCCCGCTCGCCGGCCGTCTGGTCTACACCGCCGACCCGATCGTCTCCTCGGACATCGTCGGCACCCCGGCCTCCTGCACCTTCGACTCGGAGCTGACCATGGCCGAGGGCAACCAGGTGAAGATCATCGGCTGGTACGACAACGAGTGGGGCTACTCCAACCGTCTCGTGGACCTCACGGTCTACGTCGGCGAGAAGCTCTGAGCCGACGAGCAGTACTGATCGCGGGCCGCTGAGGCACCTCGATGCGGACAGGGTCCGGGCGGCGCGACTCGCGCGGCCCGGACCCTGTCCCCGTGCGGGGACCCCGGCATCGGGCCCCGCGTCCCGCGCACGGGCCGGAGCTGTCCCGTACGCGCCGAGCCACCGCGCTACCGCGCACGCGCCGAGCCACCGCCACGCGCCGAGCCACCGCGTACGCGCCGCGGCCACCCCGGGCCCGCACCCGGCTCACCCCGGGCAGAAACCGGCCCACCGGTACCGGAGCGGCACCCCGCACCCGTACGGGAGCGGCGCATCGGCCCCACACAGTGAGCGGCGCATCGGCCCCGTACGGGACCGGTACCCCGCCTCCGCAGAGCCCGCGCGGAGCTCGCGGCGGCTCCGTGTCCCGGCAGCCGGAGAGGCGTTCGCGCGTCGCTCGTCCGGGGGACCGGACGGCACGGCGCGGACGGCGGCGACCTACGCTGCCTCTCGCGGCTGCCCCGCCGCCCCGCCCGCCGGCGCCGCGCCCTTCGCCACCGTCAGTCAGCCAAGGAGTCTGCAAGTCCCATGAAGACGATCGACGAACTCATCTCGCAGGGAGTGTCCGGCAAGCGGGTCTTCGTCCGCGCCGACCTCAACGTGCCCCTCGCGGACGGTGTCATCACCGATGACGGCCGTATCCGCGCCGTCCTGCCGACCCTCACCGCGCTCGTCGAGGCCGGTGCCAAGGTCGTCGTCGCCTCGCACCTCGGCCGCCCCAAGGGCGAGCCGGACCCCGCCTTCTCGCTGCTGCCCGCCGCCGAGCGGATCGGCGAACTGCTCGGCCGTCCCGTCGCCTTCGCGCAGGACACCGTGGGCCCCGCCGCGCACGAGGCCGTCGACGGCCTGGAGCCCGGTCAGCTCGCCGTCATCGAGAACCTGCGCTTCAACCCCGGCGAGACCAGCAAGGACGACGCCGAGCGCGGGGACTTCGCCGAGCGGCTCTCGCACCTCGCGGACGTCTACGTCGGCGACGGCTTCGGCGCCGTGCACCGCAAGCACGCCTCGGTCTACGACCTGCCGAAGCTCCTGCCGCACTACGCCGGTTACCTCATCGCCACCGAGGTCGGCGTCCTGAAGAAGCTCACCGAGGACGTCCAGCGGCCCTACGCCGTCGTCCTCGGCGGCGCCAAGGTCTCCGACAAGCTCGGCGTCATCGACCACCTCCTGGAGCGTGCCGACCGCATCCTCGTCGGCGGCGGCATGGTCTTCACCTTCCTCGCCGCCAAGGGCTACGAGGTCGGTGCCTCGCTCCTCCAGGAGGACCAGATCCCGGTCGTCCAGGAGTACCTGAAGCGCGCCGCCGAGAAGGGCGTCGAGTTCGTGCTCCCGAGCGACGTCGTCGTCGCGCGCAGCTTCCCCGACCTGAAGGCCAAGGCGCCCACCGAGCACGAGACCGTCGCCGCCGACGCCATCCCGGCGGACGGCATCGGCCTCGACATCGGCCCCGAGAGCCAGGCGCGCTACGCCGCCAAGCTCGCCGACGCGAAGACCGTCTTCTGGAACGGCCCGATGGGCGTCTTCGAACACCCCGACTTCGCCGACGGCACCCGCGCCGTCGCCCAGGCGCTCGTCGACAGCGAGGGCTTCACCGTGGTCGGGGGCGGCGACTCGGCCGCCGCCGTCCGTATCCTCGGCTTCGACGAAAGCGCTTTCAGCCACATCTCGACCGGCGGTGGCGCGAGCCTCGAATATCTTGAGGGCGCAAGCCTGCCCGGCCTCGCCGCACTGGAGGACTGAACACCCGTGACCACCCGCACTCCGCTGATGGCGGGCAACTGGAAGATGAACCTCAACCACCTCGAGGCCATCGCGCACGTCCAGAAGCTCGCTTTCGCCCTCTCCGACAAGGACTACGAGACCGTCGAGGTCGCGGTCCTCGCACCCTTCACCGACCTGCGCTCCGTGCAGACCCTGGTCGACGGCGACAAGCTGAAGATCAAGTACGGCGCCCAGGACGTCTCCGCGCACGACTCGGGTGCCTACACCGGGGAGATCTCCGGTGCCATGCTCGCCAAGCTCAAGTGCACGTACGTCGCCATCGGGCACTCCGAGCGGCGCCAGTACCACCGCGAGACCGACGAGCTGGTCAACGCCAAGATCAAGGCCGCCTACAAGCACGGCCTGACCCCCATCCTCTGCGTGGGCGAGGAGGAGTCGGTCCGCGAGGCGGGCGAGCACGTCGCGCACACCCTCGGCCAGGTCGAGGCCGCCCTCAAGGACCTGCCCGCCGAGCAGGCCGCCACGATCGTCGTCGCCTACGAGCCCGTGTGGGCCATCGGCACCGGCAAGGTCTGCGGCCCCGACGACGCGCAGGAGGTCTGCGGGGCGATCCGCGGCAAGCTCGCCGAGCTGTACGACCAGGAGCTGGCCGACGCCGTGCGCATCCAGTACGGCGGCTCGGTC comes from Streptomyces sp. Tu6071 and encodes:
- the uvrC gene encoding excinuclease ABC subunit UvrC, with translation MADPSSYRPAPGQIPDSPGVYRFRDEHRRVIYVGKAKSLRQRLANYFQDLAHLHPRTRTMVTTAASVEWTVVSTEVEALQLEYSWIKEYDPRFNVKYRDDKSYPYLAVTMNEEFPRAQVMRGAKRKGVRYFGPYGHAWAIRDTVDLLLRVFPVRTCSAGVFKNAARTGRPCLLGYIDKCSAPCVGRISPEDHRDLAEDFCHFMAGHTGHYLRRLEERMTEAAEDMEYERAARLRDDIGALTRAMEKSAVVLADATDADLIALAQDELEAAVQIFHVRGGRVRGQRGWVTDKVEAVTTADLVEHALQQLYGEERGDAVPKEVLVPALPEPVQPVQEWLSERRGAQVSLRVPQRGDKRALMETVERNAQQSLALHKTKRASDLTTRSRALEEIAAALDLDGVPLRIECYDISHLQGDDVVASMVVFEDGLARKSEYRRFQIKGFQGQDDVRSMHEVITRRFRRYLAERERTGEWTEEELDGPVEPGGLDEDGRPKRFAYPPQLLVVDGGQPQVAAARRALDELGIDDVAVCGLAKRLEEVWVPGEEDPVVLPRSSEGLYLLQRVRDEAHRFAITYQRSKRAKRFRAGPLDEVPGLGQTRKQALLKHFGSVKKLRAATIEQICEVPGIGRKTAETILATFARSEPGAPAVNMTTGEILDDGSEDTTSEQPEPDTGDATASADREPVEPRERDDTGRTDQAPRPDGADANGTHAAGADGSADAAGDDGRAREATNDTADPEVAREPQDSPGGRTPEDGLGAADPTTPEDMPATRRAAPTGAGAGSGAQDPSAPGEEDVTHRESGAEGARGTAPGGGLASRETPGHSTWQASASTMEYGTSPRGPGDEDVTASPGAPTDRDEPAPEHAPAPGGRPAAGEEHPHPAPDQGGHPDGTGEGTTGPASGERRDDADDDSRTTDGGRTDAAGRTGRSATGEHGHEQ
- the rapZ gene encoding RNase adapter RapZ, which translates into the protein MQQEERDGARQVSTATSSEPGESEETPIPELVIISGMSGAGRSTAAKCLEDLGWFVVDNLPPALIPTMVELGARSQGNVARIAVVVDVRGRRFFDNLRESLADLESKHVTRRIVFLESSDDALVRRFESVRRPHPLQGDGRIVDGIAAERDLLRELRGDADLVIDTSSLNVHELRAKMDAQFAGEEEPELRATVMSFGFKYGLPVDADLVVDMRFLPNPHWVPELRPFTGLSEEVSNFVLSQPGAKEFLDRYTELLQLVAAGYRREGKRYVTIAVGCTGGKHRSVAMAEKLASRLVSEGVETVVVHRDMGRE
- a CDS encoding gluconeogenesis factor YvcK family protein; this encodes MNPRPRRVRRLRRQEAGPAPRPRRRGTQPKVVALGGGMGLSASLAALRRITGELTAVVTVADDGGSSGRLRDELGVLPPGDLRKALAALCGDDDWGQTWSRVIQHRFASRGELHGHAVGNLLIVALWEQLGDHVAALDLVGTLLGAHGRVLPMSAVPLELQALVRGHDPARAEEVQLVRGQATVALTPGEVQSVHVVPADPPAVPEAVDAVLDADWVVVGPGSWFSSVIPHLLVPELLDALTKTRARRVLSLNLVPQPGETEGFSPQRHLEVLARHAPKLAFDVVLADEAAVPDRASLVEAAERFDATVELAPVARPDGVPRHDPELLAAAYDRIFRMHGRIGPWR
- the whiA gene encoding DNA-binding protein WhiA, producing the protein MAMTAAVKDEISRLPVTRTCCRKAEVSAVLRFAGGLHLVSGRIVIEAELDTGIAARRLRKDILEIFGHASDLVVMAPSGLRRSSRYVVRVVSGGDQLARQTGLVDGRGRPIRGLPPQVVSGATCDAEAAWRGAFLARGSLTEPGRSSSLEVTCPGPEAALALVGSARRLQIAAKAREVRGSDKVVVRDGDAIGALLTRLGAHESVLAWEERRLRREVRATANRLANFDDANLRRSARAAVAAGARVGRALEILGEEVPEHLAAAGRLRMEHKQASLEELGALADPPLTKDAVAGRIRRLLAMADKRATDLGIPGTESSLTEELADSIAG
- a CDS encoding VOC family protein yields the protein MSVALNHTIVHARDNRESAEFFAGLLGLEITAEWGPFVAVALSNGVTLDFATIPADRITPQHYAFLVSEEEFTAAYEQIKRRGIEHYADPHQRHPGTINHNDGGHGVYFTDPAGHAMELITVPYGGWDA
- the gap gene encoding type I glyceraldehyde-3-phosphate dehydrogenase, whose product is MTIRVGINGFGRIGRNYFRALLAQGADIEVVAVNDLGDTATTAHLLKYDTMLGTLGEEVSHTADTITVGSRTIKVLSERNPQDIPWGELGVDIVIESTGIFTKKADAEKHIAGGAKKVLISAPAKDEDITIVMGVNEAKYDPAQHNVISNASCTTNCVAPMAKVLDENFGIKKGLMTTVHAYTNDQRILDFPHKDLRRARAAAENIIPTTTGAAKATALVLPQLKGKLDGIAMRVPVPVGSVTDLVVTLDREVTKDEVNAAFEKAAQEGPLAGRLVYTADPIVSSDIVGTPASCTFDSELTMAEGNQVKIIGWYDNEWGYSNRLVDLTVYVGEKL
- a CDS encoding phosphoglycerate kinase codes for the protein MKTIDELISQGVSGKRVFVRADLNVPLADGVITDDGRIRAVLPTLTALVEAGAKVVVASHLGRPKGEPDPAFSLLPAAERIGELLGRPVAFAQDTVGPAAHEAVDGLEPGQLAVIENLRFNPGETSKDDAERGDFAERLSHLADVYVGDGFGAVHRKHASVYDLPKLLPHYAGYLIATEVGVLKKLTEDVQRPYAVVLGGAKVSDKLGVIDHLLERADRILVGGGMVFTFLAAKGYEVGASLLQEDQIPVVQEYLKRAAEKGVEFVLPSDVVVARSFPDLKAKAPTEHETVAADAIPADGIGLDIGPESQARYAAKLADAKTVFWNGPMGVFEHPDFADGTRAVAQALVDSEGFTVVGGGDSAAAVRILGFDESAFSHISTGGGASLEYLEGASLPGLAALED
- the tpiA gene encoding triose-phosphate isomerase, producing the protein MTTRTPLMAGNWKMNLNHLEAIAHVQKLAFALSDKDYETVEVAVLAPFTDLRSVQTLVDGDKLKIKYGAQDVSAHDSGAYTGEISGAMLAKLKCTYVAIGHSERRQYHRETDELVNAKIKAAYKHGLTPILCVGEEESVREAGEHVAHTLGQVEAALKDLPAEQAATIVVAYEPVWAIGTGKVCGPDDAQEVCGAIRGKLAELYDQELADAVRIQYGGSVKAANVAEIMARPDIDGALIGGASLDTDEFVKIVRFGEQ